A genomic stretch from Novosphingobium resinovorum includes:
- a CDS encoding type-F conjugative transfer system secretin TraK — MRTSRTVRARNPLLRSGWPASRYTLALAAPLLATSTQASAQTISVVPDQTSAIRLSNHDVNHIVCSGGEIEEVRFSAEKGIAVERSGGDAWVKFLVREVESEYVPTRTYATAPSEFFVRCNGSVYALYAEPSDIPAQTVSLLPGADQRARANADLLGPLVEEERAVSITLALLRDMVPASFSEVAPEARDITLAGLPGTLLRERKRLSIDGAGLSASEYLISGGGAQTLDERAFLDSRLGANIFAVTLDRIALDAGGTARLIVVRRGAGE, encoded by the coding sequence ATGCGCACCAGTAGGACCGTTCGCGCGCGCAATCCCCTGCTCCGCTCAGGCTGGCCCGCATCGAGGTACACCCTAGCGCTTGCGGCACCGCTTCTGGCGACGAGCACCCAAGCCTCGGCCCAGACGATCTCCGTGGTACCGGACCAGACCAGCGCGATCCGCCTCTCGAACCATGACGTCAACCACATCGTGTGCAGCGGCGGCGAAATCGAGGAGGTCAGGTTCTCCGCAGAGAAGGGTATCGCCGTCGAGCGCAGCGGCGGGGACGCCTGGGTCAAGTTCCTCGTGCGCGAGGTGGAGAGCGAATACGTCCCCACCCGCACTTATGCCACGGCCCCTTCGGAATTCTTCGTGCGCTGCAACGGTTCGGTCTACGCACTCTACGCCGAGCCTTCCGACATCCCTGCGCAGACGGTTTCGCTGCTGCCAGGCGCAGACCAGCGCGCCCGGGCAAATGCCGATCTTCTAGGCCCTCTGGTTGAGGAGGAGCGCGCAGTCTCGATCACCCTGGCACTCCTTCGCGACATGGTGCCCGCGAGCTTTTCCGAAGTCGCGCCCGAAGCGCGTGACATCACGCTCGCGGGCCTGCCCGGCACCCTCCTTCGCGAACGCAAGCGCCTCTCGATTGACGGCGCCGGATTATCCGCCAGCGAGTATCTGATCTCGGGTGGCGGGGCCCAGACGCTCGACGAACGGGCGTTTCTCGACAGCCGGCTCGGCGCCAACATCTTTGCCGTCACACTCGATCGCATCGCCCTGGATGCCGGAGGCACCGCCCGCCTCATCGTCGTGCGCAGGGGAGCCGGAGAATGA
- a CDS encoding TraB/VirB10 family protein, which translates to MTGPNERDAIGPETSLPNPESRSAPAREALRARWDALSSTQKLRAKQAAILVFVGVLGGALYAASRSEVPVVSAPAATKLDMGAGLRGDSLEEKLRGDLKKVLDGQQMLGDRVTAIEEGKAPGGPTPSGNGPSDGEGLPPALPGFPAPPADLDGLDQGIPPPPALPTAPAAPPAPPVEKVVGGIGQATIPLVPKEGAGPDSKKKNRMIYLPPGFMKARLLTGIDALASRDATSNPEPIIARVQAPAVLPNDVKANLSGCFVIGNATGSLAKERVEVQLVTLSCIDFEERSVVDQPVKGFFVDADGKKGLSGKVVTRAGAALARTFIAGTISGISQSVENTFGNTSTSALGTVRTLDAGDAMKSGLSGGLSKSADKLTDFYLDLARQAGPVVEVGAAKEVVVVIQEGVGLEIKPTVGGKL; encoded by the coding sequence ATGACCGGACCAAACGAGCGCGATGCCATTGGCCCCGAGACGTCGCTCCCAAATCCCGAAAGCCGCAGCGCCCCAGCCCGCGAGGCCTTGCGCGCGAGATGGGATGCACTGTCTTCAACGCAGAAGCTTCGCGCGAAACAGGCAGCTATACTTGTCTTCGTCGGTGTTCTGGGTGGCGCCCTCTACGCTGCCAGCCGAAGCGAGGTTCCGGTCGTCTCTGCCCCCGCCGCGACCAAGCTCGACATGGGGGCCGGTCTTCGCGGCGACAGCCTCGAAGAGAAGCTGCGCGGCGATCTCAAGAAGGTTCTCGACGGCCAGCAGATGCTGGGCGACCGGGTCACCGCGATCGAGGAAGGCAAGGCTCCTGGAGGTCCAACCCCGAGCGGCAACGGCCCGAGCGATGGCGAGGGCCTCCCGCCCGCGCTACCCGGTTTTCCAGCACCGCCCGCCGATCTCGACGGCCTCGACCAGGGCATACCTCCTCCGCCCGCCCTGCCCACGGCGCCGGCCGCGCCGCCTGCACCTCCGGTCGAGAAGGTCGTCGGCGGCATCGGCCAAGCGACGATCCCTCTCGTGCCCAAGGAGGGAGCGGGCCCGGATTCGAAAAAAAAGAATCGGATGATCTATTTGCCGCCTGGTTTCATGAAAGCGCGGCTGTTGACTGGGATCGACGCGCTCGCCAGCCGGGACGCGACATCGAACCCCGAGCCTATTATCGCGCGCGTCCAGGCACCGGCCGTCCTGCCCAATGACGTCAAGGCCAACCTCTCGGGATGCTTCGTCATCGGCAATGCGACCGGCAGTCTCGCCAAGGAGCGCGTCGAGGTGCAACTCGTGACGCTTAGCTGCATCGACTTTGAAGAACGCTCTGTCGTGGATCAGCCGGTGAAGGGCTTCTTCGTCGACGCCGATGGCAAGAAGGGCCTATCAGGCAAAGTCGTGACGCGGGCCGGAGCCGCGCTCGCGCGCACATTCATTGCCGGCACGATCAGCGGCATCTCGCAGAGCGTCGAGAACACCTTTGGCAATACCTCGACTTCGGCTCTCGGTACCGTGCGCACGCTCGATGCCGGCGATGCGATGAAATCCGGTCTGTCCGGCGGCCTCTCCAAATCCGCCGACAAGCTTACCGATTTCTATCTCGACCTCGCCCGGCAGGCCGGTCCGGTCGTAGAGGTCGGCGCCGCAAAGGAGGTGGTCGTCGTCATCCAGGAAGGCGTCGGCCTCGAAATCAAGCCAACCGTCGGAGGCAAGCTGTGA
- a CDS encoding TraV family lipoprotein — protein MRLSNRPLLARPLLAGVFLASASCCLGACTTIGSLLSPYSETFSCKNPDHGQCIHPDLAYADAVAERTSHSDPAVTRDRQLLKNGNLATGRKTSNPRRGNETVTTAFAGYRDSVYREMQGLIEAPVTPMLKAPRTVRTLVMPYADRQRPDRLYMPRFVYSILDAPGWVVGGYLVRPASQAGQAPVLGQVHERADDERPKPAIVPGGALP, from the coding sequence GTGAGGCTCTCGAACCGCCCTCTCCTCGCCCGCCCTCTCCTTGCAGGCGTTTTCCTTGCATCCGCCAGCTGCTGCCTGGGGGCATGCACCACCATCGGTTCACTGCTTTCTCCCTATTCGGAGACGTTCAGCTGCAAGAACCCGGATCACGGCCAGTGCATTCACCCCGACCTGGCCTATGCCGATGCAGTCGCCGAACGCACATCGCATTCCGATCCTGCCGTGACCCGTGACAGGCAGCTGCTGAAGAATGGAAACCTGGCGACAGGGCGCAAGACAAGTAACCCGCGCCGCGGCAACGAGACCGTGACCACCGCCTTTGCCGGCTATCGCGACAGTGTCTATCGGGAAATGCAAGGACTGATCGAAGCTCCGGTCACACCGATGCTGAAAGCGCCGCGCACGGTGCGCACGCTTGTCATGCCTTATGCCGATCGCCAGCGCCCGGACCGGCTCTACATGCCCCGTTTCGTCTATTCGATCCTCGACGCGCCCGGCTGGGTGGTCGGCGGCTACCTCGTGAGGCCTGCCTCACAGGCCGGCCAGGCTCCGGTGCTGGGCCAGGTGCACGAGAGAGCGGACGATGAACGCCCTAAGCCGGCAATCGTGCCGGGAGGGGCGCTACCATGA
- a CDS encoding TraC family protein, translating to MKSFGTRGGGGLTYARLRQSVSRDRFSDFIPLVAWDETEEAFLCIDDGFGYAWELVPSAYMFAHVHQALLGLLNVHFGPGTVLQLHTFADPLIENALDAFLDLKSRPDPLIQASARRTAQYLSDGRHGLHALHGIPLRNFRTILSVKTRAPMASDLRRQIEEQLDKLGIRRLAPEETVAFYRRVFNGVYRAAPGAFVSTAGGSVRASTGASAGAPPIRRQIIDAGPDLLFDGPEVHLGGQVARCLTPKSPARRISAERANRLTGGMRGASEDSDQIGGPFLYTLNVLFDHSAFEIHKRAQVLSAQKAAGSFAVEVGKQIEEIGWVLDEAGNSKFVRIIPTLWVFGRDAGHARDMAARAKRLWEAEPLPFMMQEESYLNPVLLPMSLPFGLYPDTRTLRMLERDFRMPVKAAVLMAPVQTDFRGGGRPALLYAGRKGQLVTLDLFDPRINNYNFIVSAESGAGKSFLLNNLCQQYYAQGALIRIIDIGGSYRKLCTLCSGRYIDIGEERIVLNPFDMGFALDGEDKQSAISMAVAIVAEMANAATRKGVTTSQWNLLKSAVQWTIDSGRAEDGIDAVRRWLAAYPELVHSPIDSVEHLIPAARELAFNLRDFGSDGAYGHFFNGPSTLDISRDEFVVLELERLKAMPDLFNVIVMVVVNAVTQELYLSARDRPRFVLCDEAAQFMTKTDGQDLSRLAEAFGQGYRRARKYQGSFGIVLQSMNDLLLFGGTGQVILENAATRFLLQGSTYHKAVENKILDYSGFVLDLLKSVRNSKPHYSEVFIDSPLGLGIARLVVDPFSYWINTSAPEEVAAFEARLRAGRSPLEAVCELAGVDPAEILGEPRTGMETS from the coding sequence ATGAAGTCATTCGGCACCCGGGGCGGCGGCGGCCTCACATATGCGCGGCTGCGCCAGAGCGTCTCGCGCGATCGTTTCTCGGACTTCATCCCGCTCGTTGCGTGGGACGAGACCGAAGAGGCGTTCCTGTGCATCGACGATGGTTTTGGCTACGCCTGGGAGCTGGTGCCTTCGGCCTACATGTTCGCCCATGTGCACCAGGCACTCCTCGGACTGCTCAATGTCCACTTCGGCCCCGGCACCGTGCTCCAACTGCATACCTTCGCCGATCCCCTGATCGAGAATGCGCTCGACGCCTTTCTCGACCTCAAGTCGCGTCCCGATCCGCTGATCCAGGCGTCGGCGAGGCGCACTGCGCAGTATCTCAGTGACGGGCGCCATGGCCTCCATGCCCTGCACGGTATCCCGCTGCGCAACTTTCGCACGATCCTGTCGGTCAAAACACGCGCGCCGATGGCGAGCGACCTGAGGCGCCAGATCGAGGAGCAGCTCGACAAGCTTGGCATCCGCCGGCTTGCTCCCGAGGAGACCGTTGCCTTCTACCGGCGCGTGTTCAACGGTGTCTACCGCGCCGCGCCCGGCGCTTTCGTGAGCACCGCGGGTGGCAGCGTCAGAGCCAGCACTGGGGCCAGCGCCGGAGCCCCGCCTATCCGGCGCCAGATCATCGATGCCGGTCCCGACCTGCTCTTTGATGGGCCCGAGGTTCACCTGGGCGGCCAGGTCGCGCGCTGCCTCACGCCCAAGTCCCCTGCCCGCCGGATCTCCGCGGAACGCGCGAACAGGCTGACCGGCGGCATGCGCGGCGCATCGGAGGACAGCGACCAGATCGGTGGCCCATTCCTTTACACCCTCAATGTCCTGTTCGATCACTCGGCCTTCGAGATCCACAAACGCGCGCAAGTGCTGTCGGCACAGAAGGCCGCAGGCAGCTTCGCCGTCGAGGTCGGCAAGCAGATCGAGGAGATCGGTTGGGTCCTCGACGAGGCGGGCAACAGCAAGTTCGTGCGCATCATCCCCACTTTGTGGGTCTTCGGCCGGGACGCCGGCCATGCGCGTGACATGGCCGCACGCGCCAAGCGCCTGTGGGAAGCTGAACCGCTACCCTTCATGATGCAGGAGGAAAGCTACCTCAACCCGGTGCTTCTGCCGATGAGCCTGCCGTTCGGGCTCTATCCCGACACCAGAACGCTGCGCATGCTCGAGCGCGACTTTCGCATGCCGGTGAAGGCCGCCGTGCTGATGGCGCCCGTACAGACCGATTTTCGCGGCGGTGGCCGCCCGGCCCTGCTCTATGCGGGCCGCAAGGGCCAGCTCGTCACGCTCGACCTGTTTGATCCGCGCATCAACAACTACAACTTCATCGTCTCGGCCGAAAGCGGAGCGGGCAAGAGCTTCCTTCTCAACAATCTTTGCCAGCAGTACTATGCGCAAGGCGCGCTCATCCGCATCATCGATATCGGCGGCAGCTACCGCAAGCTGTGCACCCTGTGCTCGGGCCGTTACATCGACATCGGCGAGGAGCGGATCGTCCTCAACCCCTTCGATATGGGTTTCGCGCTCGATGGCGAGGACAAGCAGTCCGCGATCTCGATGGCGGTCGCGATCGTTGCCGAGATGGCCAACGCGGCGACCCGCAAGGGCGTCACCACCTCGCAGTGGAATCTCCTGAAATCGGCTGTCCAGTGGACGATCGACAGCGGCCGTGCCGAGGACGGGATCGACGCTGTCCGCAGGTGGCTCGCAGCCTATCCAGAGCTTGTCCACAGCCCTATCGACAGCGTCGAGCATCTCATTCCCGCAGCGCGCGAGCTTGCCTTCAATCTTCGAGATTTCGGATCGGACGGCGCCTACGGCCATTTCTTCAATGGCCCCTCGACCCTCGACATCTCGCGTGACGAGTTCGTGGTGCTCGAACTCGAGCGCCTCAAGGCCATGCCCGACCTCTTCAACGTCATCGTCATGGTGGTGGTGAACGCGGTCACCCAGGAACTCTACCTCTCGGCCCGCGATCGCCCGCGCTTCGTGCTGTGCGACGAGGCCGCGCAGTTCATGACCAAAACCGATGGGCAGGACCTCTCGCGCCTCGCCGAGGCCTTCGGCCAGGGCTATCGCCGCGCCCGCAAGTACCAGGGCAGCTTCGGCATCGTCCTGCAGTCCATGAACGATCTGCTGCTGTTCGGCGGCACCGGCCAGGTCATTCTCGAAAACGCGGCAACGCGCTTCCTCCTGCAAGGCTCGACATACCACAAGGCAGTCGAAAACAAGATCCTCGACTATTCGGGTTTCGTGCTCGACCTCCTGAAGTCGGTGCGCAATTCCAAACCGCACTACTCGGAAGTCTTCATCGACTCTCCGCTGGGTCTCGGCATCGCCCGTCTCGTCGTCGACCCCTTTTCCTACTGGATCAACACAAGCGCCCCGGAGGAGGTCGCCGCCTTCGAAGCGCGCCTGCGCGCAGGACGCTCGCCCCTCGAGGCCGTCTGCGAGCTTGCCGGCGTCGATCCTGCAGAAATCCTGGGCGAGCCCCGCACCGGCATGGAGACATCATGA
- a CDS encoding conjugal transfer protein TraW: MSGDRPMISEPFARKLAKIAAFLPGILVGTLPTNAQGATSTIGRSWPIAEPDALAEIEHKTSALPPDLGQKFGPRSTWTSMHSAQLATASVSKVRSLVPFHTLDMDITLPDGRVLYPRGFTFNPLTYVTLPQKLVIVHPRDLAWALRTAAPTDWILLASPAGDVGAINGDPIRLAETAGRPLFILEERVKDRLALAVAPVIVRQVGKSLELTEVALKRGPAT, translated from the coding sequence ATGAGCGGTGATCGACCGATGATCTCGGAGCCGTTTGCGCGAAAGCTGGCTAAAATCGCCGCTTTTCTTCCCGGTATCCTCGTTGGAACCCTCCCGACCAACGCCCAGGGCGCGACCTCGACCATCGGACGGAGCTGGCCGATCGCGGAGCCCGATGCGCTTGCAGAGATCGAGCACAAAACTTCTGCGCTTCCGCCCGATCTTGGCCAGAAGTTCGGCCCGCGCAGCACCTGGACCTCGATGCATTCGGCGCAGCTGGCAACCGCGAGCGTATCGAAGGTGCGCAGCCTCGTGCCGTTCCATACGCTCGACATGGACATCACGCTGCCAGATGGGCGCGTGCTCTATCCCCGCGGCTTCACCTTCAACCCACTCACTTATGTCACGCTGCCGCAGAAGCTCGTGATCGTCCACCCGCGTGATCTTGCATGGGCGCTCCGCACCGCAGCGCCTACAGACTGGATCCTGCTTGCATCCCCCGCCGGTGATGTCGGTGCCATCAATGGCGATCCCATTCGTCTGGCCGAGACTGCCGGACGCCCGCTCTTCATCCTCGAGGAACGGGTCAAGGACAGGCTTGCCCTGGCCGTCGCCCCGGTCATCGTCCGCCAGGTCGGCAAGAGCCTCGAACTCACCGAGGTGGCCCTCAAGCGCGGACCCGCGACATGA
- a CDS encoding TraU family protein, which produces MPPLAHASSCPAGTVFNPITKVRWTCVFPITIGGVRIGTFDKLSKELDAQSSSKPLCACRKGATFWFGVKVSFWSPSRMIDVVTEPGCMMALGADIMPTHGRLQGSQSSIADGTNTRKMFAQMHYYIAPVWAMLDMFTDLPCLEDDGFDVAMMTELLPTWQSATLGAIIQPEAILFGNPAAGLACMADSAAAAAGKVIDPLFWCMGSWGSAYPLAGDIHFDDSVEAWAGLAARGTYMMGRLGAATISTADGCAFKAAPIWTKSRYKYQLMEPVKAGACVNIGRPGALWSSSKHAPGQDNAQFMLFEKVICCAGITAP; this is translated from the coding sequence ATGCCGCCGCTTGCCCATGCATCCTCTTGCCCTGCCGGGACGGTCTTCAACCCGATCACGAAAGTGCGCTGGACCTGCGTCTTTCCGATCACCATCGGCGGGGTGAGGATCGGCACTTTCGACAAGCTCTCCAAGGAACTCGACGCCCAGTCGTCCTCGAAGCCGCTCTGTGCCTGCCGCAAGGGCGCCACCTTCTGGTTCGGCGTCAAGGTCAGCTTCTGGTCGCCAAGCCGAATGATCGACGTGGTGACCGAGCCGGGCTGCATGATGGCGCTGGGCGCCGACATCATGCCCACCCACGGCCGGCTTCAGGGCAGCCAGTCATCGATCGCGGACGGCACCAATACGCGCAAGATGTTCGCGCAGATGCATTACTACATCGCCCCGGTCTGGGCGATGCTTGACATGTTCACCGACCTGCCTTGCCTGGAGGACGACGGGTTCGACGTAGCGATGATGACCGAGCTGTTGCCGACCTGGCAGTCGGCGACGCTGGGTGCAATCATCCAGCCCGAGGCCATCCTTTTCGGCAATCCCGCGGCCGGCCTTGCCTGCATGGCCGACAGTGCGGCGGCGGCGGCCGGCAAGGTCATCGACCCCCTGTTCTGGTGCATGGGTAGCTGGGGCTCCGCCTACCCGCTCGCCGGTGACATCCATTTCGACGATTCCGTCGAGGCCTGGGCAGGGCTTGCCGCGCGCGGCACCTACATGATGGGCAGGCTTGGCGCCGCGACCATCAGCACTGCGGACGGCTGCGCCTTCAAGGCAGCGCCGATCTGGACCAAGTCGCGCTACAAGTACCAGCTGATGGAGCCGGTCAAGGCCGGTGCCTGCGTCAACATCGGCCGCCCGGGCGCCCTTTGGTCCTCCTCCAAGCATGCCCCGGGCCAGGACAACGCCCAGTTCATGCTTTTCGAAAAGGTGATCTGCTGTGCCGGTATCACGGCGCCCTGA
- the traN gene encoding conjugal transfer protein TraN, with protein MRLARSLRRSVLAICLLAVFTPPASAHQVCAVDLDGDGEAASAGEFAACTAMAGGGAQCPIQQVTCTQDDTGSYACPLGARFACAAPANGGQPSCSPNACIDTEVNPLEDEPVIDDPGTPADGSVDADGNCTASIEIFSGRATRCRPAGLKTTFSNCCADKGRIVKDGMGSSITSLSTKIAVAKGVFTGMKAAYTAFKAGATAGQAATSGANAIIAGIDPTSIAISLAINFMIEVLLQGCDQQDMETGMLRGSDMCHEVGSYCSSRILGICVQRSRGHCCFNTKLGRIIQEQGRPQLAAFNAQGWGTPRQPYCRGFTAEEFQALDFSKMDLSEYYANIEARTQSEIQIDMKERVDAYLQTATN; from the coding sequence ATGAGGCTGGCCCGGTCCCTTCGTCGCAGCGTGCTCGCTATCTGCCTGCTTGCGGTTTTCACCCCGCCGGCAAGCGCGCATCAGGTCTGCGCCGTCGATCTCGACGGGGATGGAGAGGCTGCAAGTGCCGGGGAGTTCGCCGCCTGCACGGCAATGGCAGGCGGCGGGGCGCAATGCCCGATCCAGCAGGTCACCTGCACGCAGGATGATACGGGCTCCTATGCTTGTCCGCTCGGCGCCCGCTTCGCCTGTGCTGCCCCGGCAAACGGCGGCCAACCCAGCTGCTCGCCCAATGCCTGCATCGACACCGAGGTGAACCCTCTCGAGGACGAGCCGGTGATCGACGATCCCGGAACACCGGCCGATGGCAGCGTGGATGCCGACGGCAACTGCACGGCTTCGATCGAAATCTTCTCAGGGCGCGCCACGCGCTGCCGCCCTGCCGGCCTCAAGACGACCTTCTCCAACTGCTGCGCGGACAAGGGCAGGATCGTCAAGGACGGCATGGGCTCGTCGATCACCTCGCTCTCGACCAAGATCGCCGTCGCCAAAGGTGTGTTCACCGGAATGAAGGCGGCCTACACCGCTTTCAAGGCAGGGGCGACGGCCGGCCAAGCTGCAACATCTGGCGCCAATGCGATCATCGCCGGCATCGATCCGACCTCGATCGCAATCAGCCTTGCGATCAACTTCATGATCGAGGTGCTGCTGCAGGGCTGCGACCAGCAGGACATGGAAACGGGCATGCTGCGCGGCTCGGACATGTGCCACGAGGTCGGCAGTTACTGCAGCTCTAGGATCCTTGGCATCTGCGTGCAGCGCTCGCGCGGGCACTGCTGTTTCAACACCAAGCTCGGCCGCATCATCCAGGAGCAGGGCCGGCCACAGCTTGCGGCCTTCAACGCGCAAGGGTGGGGGACGCCCAGGCAGCCTTACTGCCGGGGCTTCACGGCCGAGGAATTCCAGGCGCTCGATTTCTCGAAGATGGACCTCTCCGAATACTACGCGAACATCGAGGCGCGCACCCAGAGCGAAATCCAGATCGACATGAAGGAGCGGGTCGATGCGTACCTTCAAACCGCGACGAACTGA